One window from the genome of Oryctolagus cuniculus chromosome 1, mOryCun1.1, whole genome shotgun sequence encodes:
- the LOC100356501 gene encoding serine protease inhibitor Kazal-type 2 — MALAELRLVLLLLAGALAASADSQFGQPSEYRTPNCAQYKLPGCPRDFNPVCGSDMSTYPNECTLCMKIREDGHDIKIIRSEPC, encoded by the coding sequence ATGGCGCTCGCGGAGCTGcgcttggtgctgctgctcttgGCCGGGGCCCTGGCAGCCTCTGCGGACTCTCAGTTCGGGCAGCCTTCAGAGTATAGAACACCGAACTGCGCTCAGTATAAGTTACCAGGCTGCCCCAGGGACTTCAACCCCGTGTGTGGAAGCGACATGTCCACTTACCCCAACGAATGCACCCTGTGCATGAAAATCAGGGAGGACGGCCATGATATCAAAATCATCCGAAGTGAACCGTGCTGA